The Capsicum annuum cultivar UCD-10X-F1 unplaced genomic scaffold, UCD10Xv1.1 ctg2578, whole genome shotgun sequence genome includes the window aagaccaaaacaataattccattttagagtccataatgcacaattgaagtgtaaattttaaaacccctttgtaaattcatgaattcttaactttaaatcatattcaaattGTTTAAAccagcccatgtagttttagaaaaaccccacgtaccttagactaCTTAGGAGAAAGAGCGGGGACCGAATCTTGACTAAGTTCTTGATACTCTTGACTTCAAAAGATGAGTTTCTTGATCTTTGTGGAAAACCTAGGTCCTTGATTAAAGAGAGAGAAGTAGTTTTCTGATATATTTTGCCCTAATGACAccttaattttgtgttatagcatagttatgaaagaaaaaaagactgATTTTCCCTCCCTAAGGCCGGTTATTTAAAAAAATCGTGAACTGGGCACCGACGCGTAACCTGACGCGACTCATTAAGATCGCGTCGGTCCACTATTTCATCAACACGGCGCGCTGACTTCACATCGGGCTACTGTTCTCAATGTCCAAACGCCCATCTAACGGTACTCGAAAATTCCCAAACTTACCCGCGATGTACTAATAACTTTCccaatcatgaaacaacttaaaaatcgGCTTTCCAGGGTCCAAAagatcgaaaataaaatcatcaaaggttAGGAGctcaaaatgtgactaagtcctCTTGACACCTAGAAAATTTTTCAGAAGATCGAACCTCCAAGCATACCACGAAGTGACATTAGGTCGAGAaaactacggggtgttacagatagGCTATTGCTTGTAAATGCAATGACTTCGattctagaaatattgaaaattgtgAATGGTATTGAACATGTAAGTTGATTAAATTGTCTGGACAACCATTTCATGTTGTAAGATTTCCGATCCCTTCTGGAATGTTTCCTTGAAGTGAAGTTCCAGATAATTCTAACCTCTCCAACATTGAGGCATTTGGGATCGACATAGGGATATGTCCTTCTAAGGAATTGAATGACAAATTCAACGTTTCAATCTTTGAAATgttaaaaaatgaagaaggaagGGGGTCGGTGAAACTATTATTTTTAAGACTTAGAAATTGAAGTTGGTGTAAGAACCCAAACCAAGAAGGAATCTCTCTAAAGTTATAGAaacttaaatcaagaaacttaagCCGACGCAAGCGTAGCATTTCTTGAGGAAAATTCCCCTGGAAGTTGTTGCTTTCCAAGTCGAGAGAAGCAAAAAGTGAGAGGTTTCAAAAATCACGTGGAATTCTTCCAGTAAGAGCCATGTTGAAAAGATTCAAGAATTTCACTCTCTGGTGGCGAGAGCCACAAGTGACTCCAACCTAATGGCAAACAGAAGTTGCAGGAGACCAACTTTCATCCAAGAAAGGGATCGGAAATGATTTGGGATTTCAAATTGAGAAGAGCTAATTGATCAGAGGTATTGTTGGTTTGGGTCATGGCTGAACTAACCATATCATAGTGAAGCAACAAGAGAGAAGAGGTGAATGTTTTCTCCATAATTGCATAAATTAGTAGGAAAATGGTATGGCTAGTAACCTGTGGTGTTGAGACTTTATATAGTGATAATTTTTAAGAATATCTTttttgcatacttttctttttaatcctttttaggatcaactttcttcttttattctattaTCTCAATAAATATTGTTCCCCAACTTAATTTATTTTCCAGCTTATGTAGGGCCCAGGGACTTGACCATTTGaaaaaaaccaaatcaataaagTTTTGCAAACAGTGATGGTGTCATTAACATGTTTTACACAAATTCATCGGAAAGCAAGTAAAGATGTCAATAAAGGCAGGGAGTCAGAACTTGAATTTTATGGgttaaaattctaaaatagagATTGTGTCAGGTGTTGATGACGTGGttctaaatttaaatttgtagtgaatttataaaataaaaatagtgaatttGGCCCAAAGCTTCTGAGTTTAGTCAAACTCGTAGACAACCTTCTACCTCCGTTCCGGCACATACTAAAGTGTGGACACAAATGTGTGTTTTGCTTGTGTGGGAACATCAAGAATTCAACTTTTCTTGACATTCTTGTGGTATGTGTCTCACATTGTTGAAAATGAGAATGCAATAGTCCATGAGTTCAAACCATTAGTCTTTCAAGCTACActaaaagttattttgaaggtataatacatacataaatttCTATGCCCTCCAAATTTGAGTATACGCGTCCTACATGACAAATCTCACACGCACACCTAACCTTGTGAAAACATTGCATTCTATCGAATCTGCGTATTCCTGGTTGGATCTGCCACTAATTAAATTTGCAAATTGCCTTCTTCTTTTTCCCAATTATATCTCCATACAAATTGAATTACTTTATATCAATCTTTCTACATAGAGATTCCTCGTAAATTTTATCACTCCACGTTATACAGTTTAAACATGTTCGACACTTTTTGTGTTCAAACATTGAATCTGTATATGTTGGACAAGTCCAgatcaatcatcaaatttagatCCAATATTTGTGTGCACAAGCTAACTAGCCATCAACAGATGGACGTCCATTTACCACAGTTTTCCACTATGATTAGTGAATACAATCGAGGAGCAGCAGGTGCCTTACTGGTTTACGACATTCCTCGCCATGTAACATTTGAAAATGTAGCAAGATGGCTCAAAGAATTGAGAGACCACACAGACCAAAACATTGTTGTAATGATCGTGGGGAATAAGTCGGATCTCCGCCAACTCAGAGCTGTCCCCACGGGCGAATCAAGTGGTTTTGCAGAAAGAGAGAGCACTTTCTTCATGGAAACATCTGCACTTGAGGCACTCAATGTAGAAAACTCCTTCACAGAGGTACTCACTCAGATTTATCAAGTGGTTAGTCGAAAATCACTTGATATAGGAGATGATCCAGCATCTGTAGCATGAGGACAAACAAGCAACATTGGGAAAGATGATGCATCTGCTGTTAAGAAAGCTGGATGTTGTTCTTGTTAAGCAAAAGGATCAATCCAGAGGTGTATCCAGAATCTAGTGTCAACGTGTTCAGAATGAGTACGATCCTTTTTTCCATATACACAAAGTTGAACTCTCCCTAGATCTGCCTCTGGatgcaagtatatatatatacacacacacaataaATCCCGTTTTCAACAAATGAAAGTTAGACAAAAGAACTAATAGTGCAGTATATTGTGGAGGAAACTAAAGGGGGATGGAAATACATTTAGCTTAAAAGTTTACTTGTGTTATATTTTTCGTGTGTAATTTGTAAATCAAGGGAATTTCAGCTAAGAAAACTTTCTTGTTGCCACAAAATACTTGCAATAGACTGAATGTCTATGTTgttcagactcttcaaaaatattaatgGTTGCGTGTCTGATCCTCCAAAGTAGTGTATCTTTTAAGGGTTCGACATGGATGCTGCAACATTTTTGGACAGTCCAAGAAACATAGCTCAATGTTACCAGAAGTTGTATTTTGCTTCACCaaccaaaaatagaagaagaggTTTTTTTCCCCTAAGTAgatgaacaaaaagaaaatgcATTCTTTTCTCATCTTCTTCTATGCTGATTGGGCAGAGCTAGAGTTCAAATTACGAGTTTAGTAGAATTCGATAGCTTTGACCCCAAAACTTTGTATTTGTATTAAGAAGACCACTTAATAAGTAAAAACAATTTATTTAACCTAGTAAAGTTTCATCTTTTGTAGAGTTGATTTTTCAGCATTAAACAGAATGCTGCGCGTGAAACAAGTGATTTCTGGGGAGGCACTACCTCGTGAGATAGAAAGGTTACCACAAAGGGGGTGGCTTTTGGGGATACAGGGTCGAATTAAACGAAGAACTGAGCTAACTAGTAATCTCAGTGCTTCTATTTCAAGATTTTCAAATTCCATCCTTATGCAATATTCATATCAAAAGGAAACAGTTAGATTTATTGCAACAAGCTAGAATTTCTGAAAACAGAATCATGCACAAATCAAGTGCTGAAAGATAAAAGAGAACCATTATAAAGATGTTCAACATGcaagaagttgaatcttgatATTCTGCAGCTTCCCTACAACATCTTTCATGTTAGTCCTTCTTGCCGGAGATTCAGCACAACAATCTAATGCTACTTTCATGATTGATGCTACAACATCTAACTCCTTCTGTAAGCCTTTACCTGTTGCTGTTACCAAGTTGGTATCTACGACGTCCATTACTGCATCCGGAAGTGAATAACTCACCCATTGCTTCAAGCTAAGATCTCCCTCAAACTCATTAGGCTTTCTCCTAGTAAATGTTTCCAGCAACAATACCCCATAACTATAGATATCACACTTTGTTAACACTAGTCCTTCCAGTCCATACTCTACAGTCAAACAATTCATTTAAAGATGCAATATACTTTCTAGGTGGGAAAAAAGAAAGGACCAATCAGCAAAACTAAGAGACGTACCTGG containing:
- the LOC107869816 gene encoding ras-related protein RABA1f-like; protein product: MFDTFCVQTLNLYMLDKSRSIIKFRSNICVHKLTSHQQMDVHLPQFSTMISEYNRGAAGALLVYDIPRHVTFENVARWLKELRDHTDQNIVVMIVGNKSDLRQLRAVPTGESSGFAERESTFFMETSALEALNVENSFTEVLTQIYQVVSRKSLDIGDDPASVA